A single genomic interval of Bacillus sp. es.036 harbors:
- the mutT gene encoding 8-oxo-dGTP diphosphatase MutT yields the protein MMKKVKVVGAVIRNEQDEFLCALRSPTMSLPNLWEFPGGKIEEGETPEQTLVREIEEELDCEISVQEKIAEVVHEYPNVIVNLLTYESTIINGEPKAKEHAKLEWVSKNDLRSLEWAPADIPTIDKLLSN from the coding sequence ATCATGAAAAAAGTAAAAGTCGTCGGTGCTGTTATCCGTAACGAGCAAGATGAATTCCTTTGTGCCCTTCGCTCTCCCACCATGTCTCTACCTAACTTATGGGAGTTTCCAGGTGGGAAAATTGAAGAAGGGGAAACACCTGAACAAACGTTAGTACGCGAAATTGAGGAAGAACTAGACTGTGAAATTTCGGTTCAAGAAAAAATAGCGGAAGTTGTTCATGAATACCCAAACGTCATTGTTAATCTACTTACATATGAATCAACTATTATTAACGGTGAACCCAAAGCAAAAGAACACGCTAAGTTGGAGTGGGTTTCAAAGAATGATTTACGTTCTCTTGAATGGGCCCCCGCTGATATTCCAACAATCGATAAGCTTTTATCGAATTAA
- a CDS encoding nucleoside triphosphate pyrophosphohydrolase, with the protein MPTYNKLIRDRIPEIIKATGKDFNITTLNDFEYKEELQSKLKEELQEYLEADGDSHSIEELADILELIHALTTVHHSSYEELEQVRKEKKEKRGGFEEKIYLIDVEDE; encoded by the coding sequence ATGCCAACTTACAACAAGCTAATCAGAGACCGTATCCCAGAAATCATCAAAGCAACTGGAAAAGACTTTAATATCACCACGTTAAATGACTTCGAATATAAGGAAGAACTTCAATCAAAATTAAAAGAAGAGCTTCAGGAGTACCTTGAAGCAGATGGAGATAGCCATTCTATTGAGGAACTAGCAGATATCCTTGAATTAATCCATGCTCTAACGACTGTACATCATTCATCGTATGAAGAACTTGAACAGGTGAGAAAAGAGAAAAAAGAGAAGCGTGGCGGGTTTGAAGAAAAGATCTATCTGATTGATGTGGAAGATGAGTAA
- a CDS encoding DEAD/DEAH box helicase family protein: MSKIQLVTERLIDHLVPEIESADSIYILTSFVMKSGVELLYQHLESALARGKTVKLCAGDYLFVTQPVALQWLLELEGIELRLYQSNGRSFHPKAYLLGSELDTGSFLVGSSNLSRSALTSGVEWNLFLPESSSPSTYQEAEDLFLHTFYHDNTIPLNEESIQLYKERYEKYHEKYPDLLQKWSKLEEVEMTLGTPDQTSAIHESRLPYGIEPERTVLEPRPAQLEALEALEATLEEGYTRAMVVLPTGIGKTYLAGFFARSFKRVLFIAHREEILYQAKNSFQHVLPDRSTGIYNGRVKDKGDMLFASVFTIGQEKNLKQFKPDEFDLIVVDEFHHAAATSYQGIIDYFIPSFLLGITATPDRMDSKDVYGICGGNVAYQMHFIEAIQNDWLTPFRYFGVYDETDYSNVTWLGNKYDQEELLTAQLKDEVADKILRAWLEHKQSRSLGFCSSIVQANFLAEYFNDKGYKAISLHSKSRDYSRKDAIDALTNDEIDIIFTVDLFNEGVDIPPVDTLLFARPTESLTIFTQQVGRGLRLFNGKEYCNIIDLIGNYRNADIKLSLFDTSPEQSGKKKTIEPVVPANCELNLDLKVVNLLKELNKKRQPRKEKLFDGYQDLKLELGRRPSYLELHLYGRENSREYRQEFGSYPGFLQWAGELDSFEAKVYNSYESWIKEVERTGMAKSYKMIVLQYMLSRGRENWLISVTPEEVAPYFHQYLTEKEYRRKIDFSDKGSRALWEYDESKVASLIDRMPMAKWSGSSKGLVVYEDRAFSFDLVVEQDENEVLYKWMKEICEYRLHEHFERKAR; the protein is encoded by the coding sequence ATGAGTAAGATTCAACTTGTTACAGAAAGATTAATTGATCACCTTGTACCAGAAATCGAGTCAGCTGATTCGATTTATATCCTGACTTCATTTGTTATGAAGTCAGGGGTAGAGCTTCTTTATCAGCATTTGGAATCGGCATTAGCGAGAGGAAAGACGGTTAAGCTTTGTGCTGGTGATTATTTATTCGTTACACAACCGGTGGCCCTTCAATGGTTACTAGAATTGGAAGGCATTGAGCTTCGCTTATATCAAAGCAACGGGCGTTCCTTTCATCCAAAAGCATACTTATTAGGAAGTGAGTTAGATACGGGTTCTTTCCTCGTTGGTTCTTCTAATCTATCACGATCGGCTCTAACGAGTGGTGTGGAATGGAACCTGTTCCTTCCTGAAAGCAGCTCGCCATCAACATACCAGGAAGCGGAAGATTTATTTTTACATACGTTTTATCACGACAATACCATTCCTTTAAATGAAGAATCCATTCAGTTATATAAAGAGCGTTATGAGAAGTATCATGAAAAGTACCCAGATCTCCTGCAAAAGTGGAGCAAGTTAGAAGAAGTTGAAATGACTCTTGGTACTCCGGATCAAACTAGTGCGATTCACGAAAGTAGATTGCCGTATGGAATAGAACCTGAAAGAACTGTTCTAGAGCCAAGACCAGCTCAACTTGAAGCTTTGGAAGCTCTCGAAGCAACCTTGGAAGAAGGTTACACCAGGGCGATGGTTGTCCTGCCCACTGGAATCGGGAAAACCTATCTAGCTGGATTTTTTGCTCGTTCTTTTAAACGAGTCTTATTTATTGCGCATAGAGAAGAGATTCTGTACCAGGCGAAGAACTCATTTCAGCATGTCCTTCCTGATCGTTCAACTGGGATCTACAATGGACGAGTGAAAGATAAGGGTGACATGCTGTTTGCTTCTGTCTTTACAATTGGACAGGAGAAGAATTTGAAGCAATTTAAGCCAGATGAATTTGACTTGATTGTTGTAGATGAATTTCACCATGCTGCAGCTACCTCGTATCAGGGAATCATTGATTACTTCATACCATCATTCTTACTTGGAATTACGGCTACACCGGATCGAATGGATAGTAAAGATGTTTATGGGATATGCGGCGGTAATGTGGCGTATCAAATGCATTTTATTGAGGCTATTCAGAACGATTGGTTAACGCCTTTTCGGTATTTTGGTGTTTATGATGAAACGGATTATTCAAATGTTACTTGGCTTGGGAATAAGTATGATCAAGAAGAGTTGCTAACAGCACAGTTAAAAGATGAAGTAGCGGATAAAATCCTTCGTGCATGGCTAGAGCATAAACAGTCACGTTCACTTGGATTTTGCTCATCGATTGTACAAGCGAATTTTCTAGCAGAGTATTTTAATGATAAAGGCTACAAAGCGATAAGCTTGCATTCAAAGTCACGGGATTACTCAAGAAAAGATGCGATCGATGCATTAACGAATGATGAGATTGACATTATCTTTACTGTGGATCTATTTAATGAGGGCGTAGACATTCCACCAGTTGATACCCTCTTATTCGCAAGGCCAACTGAATCATTAACGATCTTCACACAACAGGTTGGAAGAGGACTCAGACTTTTTAATGGAAAAGAATACTGTAATATCATTGATTTAATTGGAAACTATCGAAATGCGGATATCAAGCTTTCATTGTTTGATACTTCGCCAGAGCAATCAGGTAAGAAGAAAACAATTGAACCAGTTGTACCTGCAAACTGTGAATTAAATCTTGATCTAAAAGTGGTCAATCTACTTAAGGAATTGAATAAGAAGAGGCAGCCAAGGAAAGAGAAGCTTTTTGATGGGTATCAAGATTTGAAGCTAGAGCTTGGTAGGCGTCCAAGTTATTTAGAACTTCATTTGTATGGCAGAGAAAATAGTCGAGAGTATCGACAGGAATTCGGCTCTTATCCAGGATTTCTGCAGTGGGCAGGGGAGTTGGATTCTTTCGAAGCAAAAGTATACAACTCTTATGAAAGCTGGATCAAGGAAGTAGAACGAACCGGAATGGCAAAAAGCTATAAGATGATCGTTCTTCAATATATGCTAAGTAGGGGAAGGGAGAATTGGTTAATATCTGTAACTCCAGAAGAAGTCGCTCCCTATTTTCATCAGTATTTGACTGAAAAAGAGTATAGACGGAAAATCGATTTTTCGGATAAAGGATCTAGAGCGTTGTGGGAATATGATGAGAGCAAAGTCGCTAGTCTAATTGACAGAATGCCTATGGCGAAGTGGAGCGGGAGTTCTAAAGGCTTGGTTGTATATGAAGATAGGGCTTTTTCGTTTGATTTGGTAGTGGAACAGGACGAGAATGAGGTTCTTTATAAATGGATGAAAGAGATATGTGAGTATCGATTGCATGAGCATTTTGAGAGGAAGGCGAGATGA
- a CDS encoding sigma-54 interaction domain-containing protein, whose amino-acid sequence MERDLDQSKLLRNENFISEVFSTMREGVIVVNSEFNAIYINESAEEMGFPVATLLGKSLFEIFPGLSKQNSTVLNVFETGKPIKDHIQTFVTNKGERKTTVTSTYPINKNGNIIGVYEIFSDVSGLQSMSEKLNEIKKLRKGPNFYGNKHNGMASKMIGESSEMKYLKDLIAKIASSPSPILIYGETGTGKELIVQEIHEHASRHRDIPLVIQNCAAIPESLLESILFGTVKGSFTGAEDREGLFELASGGILFLDEINSMPFSLQSKLLRVLQEGKVRRVGDLKERGVEVRLVTATNVQPSELVKVGKMRADLYYRLNVLLIEVPPLRNRLEDIPGLVNYFVEMFNRVLDKGVQHVEEEAMMFFYKYHWPGNIRELKNMIERGMNLTTKDYLSLNDVQPHSILSMPIKSSNDHHLKKDRIILKKEVEELESRLIQEAIKKSEGNVSRAARELDVPQQTLDKKVKKYNLQEEVAKSKTTLK is encoded by the coding sequence ATGGAAAGAGATTTAGATCAAAGTAAGTTACTTAGAAATGAAAATTTTATCAGCGAAGTTTTTTCAACTATGAGAGAGGGAGTCATTGTTGTAAATTCAGAATTCAATGCAATCTATATAAATGAATCAGCTGAGGAAATGGGCTTTCCTGTTGCGACTTTGTTGGGAAAAAGTCTATTTGAAATCTTTCCTGGCTTAAGTAAGCAAAATAGTACAGTTCTTAATGTATTTGAGACCGGTAAACCTATTAAAGACCATATACAAACTTTTGTTACGAATAAGGGTGAAAGGAAGACGACAGTTACTTCCACCTATCCAATTAATAAAAATGGCAATATCATTGGAGTCTACGAAATTTTTTCAGATGTATCAGGATTACAAAGTATGTCTGAAAAATTGAATGAAATAAAGAAGTTGAGGAAAGGCCCGAATTTCTACGGTAATAAGCACAATGGAATGGCATCGAAAATGATTGGTGAGAGTTCTGAAATGAAGTACCTTAAAGATTTAATCGCAAAAATAGCATCTAGCCCATCACCAATTTTAATTTATGGCGAGACAGGGACTGGGAAAGAATTGATTGTTCAAGAAATTCATGAGCATGCAAGTAGGCATAGGGATATTCCCTTAGTCATACAGAATTGTGCTGCGATCCCCGAATCATTACTTGAGAGTATATTATTTGGAACAGTTAAAGGGAGTTTTACTGGGGCCGAAGATCGTGAAGGGTTATTCGAACTTGCAAGTGGGGGGATTTTGTTTCTGGATGAAATAAATTCAATGCCATTTTCTCTCCAATCAAAATTGTTACGAGTTCTTCAGGAAGGAAAGGTACGCCGAGTAGGAGATTTGAAAGAGCGGGGAGTTGAAGTTCGATTGGTTACTGCAACGAACGTCCAACCATCGGAACTTGTGAAGGTAGGGAAAATGAGGGCAGATCTTTATTATCGGTTGAATGTGCTCTTGATAGAAGTTCCGCCACTTAGAAATCGATTGGAAGATATTCCAGGTTTGGTTAACTATTTTGTTGAAATGTTCAACAGAGTTCTAGATAAAGGAGTGCAACATGTCGAAGAAGAAGCAATGATGTTTTTTTATAAGTACCATTGGCCTGGTAATATACGAGAATTAAAAAATATGATAGAACGAGGAATGAATCTTACAACAAAAGATTACCTTAGCTTAAATGACGTTCAACCACATTCCATTTTGAGTATGCCAATAAAATCAAGCAATGATCACCATTTAAAAAAGGATAGAATTATTTTGAAAAAAGAAGTTGAGGAACTTGAATCCAGATTAATTCAAGAAGCGATAAAAAAATCGGAAGGCAATGTTTCAAGAGCGGCACGAGAACTGGATGTTCCACAGCAAACGTTGGATAAGAAAGTGAAAAAATATAACCTCCAAGAGGAAGTAGCTAAATCGAAAACTACTCTAAAATGA
- a CDS encoding sodium/proline symporter, with translation MITTFIIYLIIVFVIGVAAERFISKSEEGYYLGDRSFGPVATAISAGSTDTSGWIFIGAAGYSYSAGISTMWMLPGFIVGYLLNWFIVAPRLRKATEENNSLSLADYFEKRFNDKSHLLKVTTSIIIVLFFVAYMASQLTAAGKALDAIVSLDFSLGLILCAAFVIGYAIFGGYRSVVWTDVVQGFIMIGVLVLFPAYMIVQLGGWNQFFQQIGSIDPILLSSGGGSTGAAAFGVIMGLVVFGLGGPGQPHIVQRFLSAKDDQTIRQGSMIAMIWVIIVMTGSNLLGLIGRIVIPNLDDAEYVFPQMTAELMPPILAGIVLGAIFAAIQSTFSSQVMVATQAIASDILKSFKKKQLTDSQYLMISRLTMVGLGIVATSIALLNIEAVFTLVLYAWAGLAAAFGPLLILSLYYENVTKWGAFTGMLTGAVVTIVWKNTPYSAYLYELIPGALASIAAILIISKFTKVNLKLSKEEFKNVN, from the coding sequence TTGATAACGACTTTTATTATTTACTTGATCATAGTCTTTGTTATTGGTGTCGCGGCCGAAAGGTTCATTTCAAAGAGTGAGGAGGGTTATTATTTAGGTGATCGGAGTTTTGGTCCTGTTGCTACTGCTATTAGTGCCGGTTCAACTGATACGAGTGGATGGATATTCATTGGAGCTGCTGGTTATTCCTATTCAGCTGGTATATCTACTATGTGGATGCTTCCAGGCTTCATTGTTGGTTATCTTTTAAACTGGTTCATAGTTGCTCCTAGACTTAGAAAAGCTACAGAAGAAAACAATAGTCTAAGTCTTGCTGATTATTTTGAAAAAAGATTCAATGACAAAAGCCATCTTTTAAAAGTAACAACGAGTATTATCATTGTATTATTTTTTGTTGCATATATGGCTTCACAATTAACAGCAGCCGGTAAAGCACTGGATGCAATTGTTAGTTTGGATTTTAGTCTTGGTTTAATTCTTTGTGCTGCATTTGTAATTGGATATGCCATATTCGGAGGCTATCGTTCGGTGGTATGGACTGATGTAGTGCAGGGGTTCATTATGATTGGAGTCCTTGTATTATTTCCAGCTTACATGATTGTTCAATTAGGAGGTTGGAATCAATTTTTTCAGCAAATAGGTAGCATCGATCCCATTCTCCTTTCTAGTGGTGGAGGTTCAACTGGCGCAGCAGCGTTCGGAGTGATCATGGGATTGGTTGTGTTTGGACTTGGAGGTCCAGGACAACCTCATATCGTACAACGGTTTCTTTCTGCCAAAGATGATCAAACCATAAGACAAGGGTCTATGATTGCTATGATTTGGGTGATTATCGTAATGACAGGCTCCAATTTGCTTGGTTTAATTGGACGAATAGTCATCCCGAATCTTGATGATGCAGAATACGTTTTTCCGCAAATGACTGCAGAATTGATGCCACCTATACTGGCCGGGATTGTGTTGGGAGCGATATTTGCTGCCATTCAGTCTACCTTTTCTTCACAAGTTATGGTTGCTACACAGGCAATTGCCAGTGATATTCTGAAAAGTTTTAAGAAGAAGCAGCTAACGGATTCGCAATATTTAATGATTAGTCGATTAACGATGGTCGGGTTAGGGATTGTTGCGACATCTATTGCCTTATTAAATATCGAAGCTGTATTTACACTAGTTTTATACGCTTGGGCAGGTCTTGCAGCAGCATTTGGACCACTGCTAATTTTGAGTCTCTACTATGAAAATGTAACTAAGTGGGGAGCATTTACAGGTATGCTGACTGGTGCTGTAGTCACTATTGTTTGGAAAAACACACCTTACTCCGCTTACTTATATGAACTTATACCTGGTGCGTTAGCTTCTATCGCAGCGATATTAATTATTAGTAAATTTACTAAAGTGAATTTGAAATTAAGTAAGGAAGAGTTTAAAAACGTAAACTAA
- a CDS encoding acetoacetate decarboxylase family protein yields the protein MTVNVKSGSNVPVQSPLIPDPFVPYQCRDNRTVTAFARVEEDIIQKYLEPTPFEYVDNIIAITISDFGNCDKGSFLDCAIVVPARYKDVVGGHYLFEYENEDFAIAAGRELWGYPKKYAELFLEEREDKVIAKAIKKGKEILTLEFDRKSEEIELPGVEFTPHLNLQTVPHPEGKGVIYQNVIARDTSPDFKTKFEQSGAIKVELGGDPTTPLEDFSAIEVIGGTYIKGDYYATEENGWGRIIDRLK from the coding sequence ATGACTGTAAATGTAAAAAGCGGAAGTAATGTCCCTGTTCAATCACCACTTATCCCTGATCCCTTCGTTCCTTATCAATGTAGAGACAACCGAACTGTAACAGCATTCGCTAGAGTTGAGGAAGATATTATCCAGAAGTATTTAGAACCAACACCATTTGAATATGTTGATAATATTATTGCTATTACAATATCCGATTTTGGAAACTGTGATAAAGGGTCATTTCTGGATTGTGCAATTGTAGTTCCGGCAAGATACAAAGACGTGGTAGGTGGACATTACTTATTTGAATATGAAAATGAAGACTTTGCTATAGCGGCAGGGCGAGAACTCTGGGGATACCCAAAAAAGTATGCGGAGCTTTTTCTTGAGGAGAGGGAAGATAAAGTTATCGCAAAAGCAATTAAAAAGGGAAAAGAAATACTTACATTGGAGTTTGATCGAAAGAGTGAAGAAATCGAACTTCCAGGTGTGGAATTTACTCCTCATTTAAATTTACAAACCGTTCCACATCCAGAGGGGAAGGGTGTCATTTACCAAAATGTGATTGCAAGAGATACGTCGCCTGATTTTAAGACGAAATTTGAACAAAGTGGGGCAATTAAAGTAGAGCTAGGAGGAGATCCTACTACACCACTCGAGGACTTCTCAGCTATCGAAGTAATTGGAGGCACTTATATAAAGGGTGATTACTATGCAACTGAAGAAAATGGATGGGGAAGAATTATTGATAGACTTAAATAA
- a CDS encoding DNA/RNA non-specific endonuclease: MKTKMNYFILFLTIIFIVGCTNLEEASNKDAETNTQEVSTVETNENSEKEETNSTVVDESVEDETPDPTEDEQFAGYKLIEVDGGDLSGHREPNVVVDIGYGDREYWAFTNEYGQLVRVVADEIILQDDRNEPVLSSGRYYSDEAKVPGVESDVLDEGHIIADSLGGVSNAYNITPQESTLNRHGDQAYMEDAIRSAGEATDFEAIITYSDTEKQIPSSYQYTYTLNGNEIVDTFDNVNPDEVNASLGLTESEPDDSTPSDTEGDISSIDTNGNGQVTIKEAEAAGFSMPIMSDHWLYPYMRDNDNDGMVGE; the protein is encoded by the coding sequence ATGAAAACGAAAATGAACTATTTCATCTTATTTTTAACGATCATTTTTATAGTTGGTTGTACCAATTTAGAAGAGGCATCCAATAAAGATGCAGAAACAAATACACAAGAAGTAAGTACAGTTGAAACAAATGAAAATAGTGAAAAAGAAGAAACGAACAGTACGGTTGTTGATGAATCAGTAGAAGACGAAACACCAGACCCAACAGAAGATGAACAGTTCGCAGGATACAAACTTATTGAAGTTGATGGTGGTGATTTGTCTGGACATCGAGAACCTAATGTCGTTGTTGATATTGGGTACGGTGACCGTGAATATTGGGCATTTACGAATGAATACGGACAACTCGTACGCGTCGTTGCTGACGAAATCATTCTACAAGATGATCGTAACGAACCTGTATTATCGTCTGGACGGTACTATTCTGATGAGGCAAAGGTTCCGGGCGTCGAAAGTGACGTGTTAGACGAAGGACATATTATTGCTGATTCTCTCGGAGGGGTATCGAATGCTTATAACATTACCCCACAAGAGAGTACACTCAACCGACATGGTGATCAAGCTTATATGGAAGACGCGATCCGTAGCGCAGGTGAAGCTACTGATTTCGAAGCCATTATCACCTATTCGGATACGGAAAAGCAGATACCTTCAAGTTATCAGTACACGTATACGTTGAACGGAAATGAGATCGTTGATACATTTGACAATGTGAACCCTGATGAGGTCAACGCATCGCTCGGCTTAACTGAGAGCGAGCCTGACGATTCAACGCCTTCAGACACAGAGGGTGATATTTCTAGTATTGATACAAACGGTAATGGACAAGTGACGATTAAAGAAGCAGAGGCAGCAGGTTTCAGTATGCCGATCATGAGTGATCATTGGTTATATCCTTATATGCGTGATAATGATAATGACGGTATGGTTGGTGAATAA
- a CDS encoding flavin reductase family protein translates to MDLTPSDLKTKDIYKLLTGSVVPRPIAWVSTVSEDGVHNLAPFSFFTVASTKPAILAISIGQGSGEREGMEKDTLANIRTQKEFVINVVSSSLGNEMQKSAENVPAEVDEFEHAGLTPIDSKTVQPKRVKEASIHMECKLHQILPLGSNALVLGEMKHYHIQDEVYLGNYKVDLEKLSPLGRLAGNYSESKEFFTLPR, encoded by the coding sequence ATGGATTTAACCCCTTCTGACCTAAAAACAAAAGATATTTACAAACTACTAACTGGCTCCGTTGTTCCAAGGCCGATTGCCTGGGTATCAACCGTGTCTGAAGACGGCGTTCATAACTTAGCACCATTTAGTTTCTTTACCGTTGCTTCCACAAAACCTGCCATTCTCGCAATCTCTATCGGTCAGGGATCAGGTGAGCGTGAGGGTATGGAGAAGGATACGCTCGCAAATATCCGGACTCAAAAAGAGTTTGTCATCAATGTGGTGTCGAGCTCTCTTGGAAACGAAATGCAAAAAAGTGCAGAGAACGTGCCTGCGGAAGTCGATGAATTTGAGCATGCTGGGTTAACACCGATCGATAGTAAGACGGTGCAGCCGAAGCGGGTGAAAGAAGCGTCGATTCATATGGAATGCAAGCTCCATCAAATACTTCCGCTTGGATCTAATGCCCTTGTTCTTGGGGAAATGAAGCACTATCATATTCAGGATGAGGTGTATCTAGGAAACTATAAAGTTGATCTCGAAAAGCTTTCTCCTCTTGGAAGGCTTGCGGGGAACTATAGTGAGAGTAAGGAATTTTTCACGTTGCCGAGGTGA
- a CDS encoding DUF6141 family protein, which produces MNLNQQIHYKEVQRPNQIWIWAIVLGIAILMWIGFFRQVVMGIPFGSHPGTDMEVIMLWIIFGIAFPIVMLGWLRLITEVRDDGINVRFVPFHLTPRVFFYQDITRYESLNYRPLRRFGGWGIRWSFSGEKAYSISGKQGVLIDVNGEKVLIGSREPERLVEVMDRVSGNDNK; this is translated from the coding sequence ATGAATTTGAACCAGCAAATCCACTACAAAGAAGTCCAGCGTCCAAACCAGATCTGGATCTGGGCGATTGTGCTAGGCATCGCGATCCTAATGTGGATTGGCTTTTTCCGTCAGGTCGTGATGGGCATTCCGTTTGGGAGTCATCCAGGTACTGATATGGAAGTGATCATGTTATGGATTATTTTCGGGATTGCTTTTCCAATCGTGATGCTCGGATGGCTGCGACTGATTACTGAGGTGAGGGACGATGGGATTAATGTGCGATTTGTCCCATTTCATCTAACACCTCGTGTTTTCTTCTATCAGGATATTACGCGTTATGAGAGTTTGAACTACCGTCCACTTCGTAGGTTTGGTGGATGGGGAATCCGATGGAGTTTCAGCGGGGAGAAGGCTTATTCCATTAGTGGGAAGCAGGGCGTTTTAATCGACGTGAACGGTGAGAAGGTTTTGATTGGATCACGGGAACCGGAGCGGTTGGTGGAAGTGATGGATCGGGTGAGTGGAAACGATAATAAGTAG